One part of the Sulfoacidibacillus ferrooxidans genome encodes these proteins:
- a CDS encoding type II toxin-antitoxin system PemK/MazF family toxin produces the protein MTYPRQGDVIKISFPYSNLTGTKERPGLVLSTESYSRATNECLVVQITTKHSPFRPQYQIQDWKHAGLTKSSWIRYLVMQHVHGSLVLDVLGEFPHDEYLNVVSLITQAISIR, from the coding sequence ATGACTTATCCGCGACAAGGTGACGTTATCAAAATTTCATTCCCTTATTCAAATTTAACAGGAACAAAAGAAAGACCGGGACTTGTTCTTAGTACGGAATCGTATTCAAGGGCAACGAATGAATGTTTAGTTGTGCAAATCACGACGAAACATTCTCCGTTTAGACCCCAGTATCAAATACAAGATTGGAAACATGCTGGTTTGACAAAGTCGTCATGGATCAGATATCTCGTTATGCAGCATGTCCATGGATCGTTAGTTCTGGATGTGCTTGGAGAGTTTCCTCACGATGAATACCTCAATGTCGTATCGTTGATTACTCAAGCAATATCGATAAGGTAA